From Shewanella acanthi:
ATTGGTGGGATCGGATGTGGCAATATAGAGGCGGTTACCGCGCTTAAATAATGGTAAACAGCGGTGTTTCTCTATTAGTTTTTTATTCAGGAACTCATCGGGGATGGCGCCAATATCAAATTCGGCCAAATCCAGTAGCGGGGTGCCATATTCTTCATAGCAAAGCTCGGCAATGCTACGGGATGAAATCAGCTGGGTTTGTACTAGAGTACTTACTAATGCTTGCTTTGATTGCCTCGATTTGGCAATAGCAGTGGCCATCTGCTCTTCATTAAGCAGACCCTTACGAATAAAGAGAGTTGATAAACCTAAATGAAGACCGGATGTAGGCATATTTTTTACTTTTTACCTTAAGGCATTCGATAATTCGAATGCCTTAAGGTTTTTCTATTATGGGTTTGCTGGTGCTGCTGCTGCGTAAGACTTGCTAGAACATAGTTCTTCATTGGCGCAATCGACACTCCAGCGAACAGAACCATCAGTTTGTACATTGGGTGTCAATGTGTAAGTATCTGCAGCTACTAATCCTTTATAAGCATTAGGCGTAGCTACTAAGTCTGTACCATCCCATTCTACGGATGCAACAGCTGCGCCGTTATCACCTAAGTCGTTTGGAATTCCATTTGTTCCGGGAGTGTTACAGTTAGCAGCAAAGTTATCAGGACCTTCTACTTGTGCACAGGCTTCAATAGCAACTTTAGCTGCTTGCGTTGCATTAATCACTTCAGTATATGCAGATTTTTTAATGTAATTTTGATAAGCAGGTAATGCGATAGCAGCCAAAATACCGATGATGGCAACTACGATCATTAATTCAATCAGAGTAAAACCCTGAGCCTTTTTGTTTAACTTAGTGTTTAAACGCTTGTTCATTGCTTTCATTTTAATCTCTCCAGCTTACGCAGTGTAAAATTAACTGTTTACTTTTAACGAATTAACACTCTGTGTTTTGAGTACAATCCGTAAAGTAAGTGAGTTATCGACTTATCTCAAAACTCATTTTACTAGCAGCCCTCTATTCCATATTGAGGCTTGTAGTGAGCACAAGACTTATCGTCCATACAACCTTTTTATGCAGCCAGTGTATACAGCTTGGCTACAATTTCGATACGACTATACCATGGTGAGTGACAAATTGATGTAGCTACAAATTTCTTTGTTAACAATAAATCTACAAACCATCAGCACGTCATTTCGTATAGGTTATACCCAATTGAATCGTCAAGCATTTTTTGCTCGCCATCCAGCTTGTGTAAACCTCGATTAGCTTAGGGCTTAAGCTTAAATTGCTTTGCCTGTTAACCAATCTTAACGTTACTCGGTACTAAATCTCCTCGGTATGAGGCCTTGCCGCCTATGCTGATGCTATGCCTACTTAGTAAGCTTTACATGGTAGAAACACACTAGGTATTAATAGCACTTCGCATAAAGTTGCATGGTATTTATCCCGCGTTTCGGTTAGGTCGACCTAGGTCGCTTCACCTCGGTAAAAGTTAGTACAAAGTTATACAAATTGAAACAGCTTTTTTTAAGAAAACATCAATAAAATGATTATTTTGTCTAAAAAAATAGCAATATCCAGCGTTAGGTTCTAACAATATTTTGACATCGATATTTTATTGGCGATTTGGTTATGAATGCCAATATTTTGTCATTTTGATAGGTGAGGGTAAGTTTCTGTTAGGCTTAGGATTTTACCCGATTAATTGGCAGTAAAACCCCTCGATAGGGAAGTGAGCGATTTGATTAAAAGGTATTTGTTTGTTTTATCGTACTTTTATTAGGTGTGATTGTTTTAGGAGTTGGATCACTATATTTTGACGTGATAGTTATCATCTAGATTCTAGGCTCTGAACCTAGAACCTAGAACCTAGAACCTAGAATCTAGAATCTAGAACCTAGAACCTAGAACCTAGAACCTAGAACCTAGAACCTAGAACCTAGAACCTAGAACCTAGAACCTAGAACCTAGAACCTAGAACCAGCCGTTACGATTTTAACCTTAAGGATAAATCCAACGCTTTGATATGCTTAGTCAGCGCACCGACTGAGATATAGTCAACGCCCGTTTTGGCAAATTCAGCTAAGGTATCTAAGGTGACATTGCCCGAGACTTCGAGTTTGGCGCCGCTTCCTTTGGACTTGTATTGACTGTTTAGTTCAACCGCTTCAACCATCATAGTGATATCGAAGTTATCTAACATGATGATATCTGCGCCTGCATCTAAGGCTAACGCGAGTTCGCTTAAGGATTCGACTTCCACTTCAACGGGTTTATTTGGATGCAAACCACGTGCGGTAGACACTGCTTCTGCAATGCCGCCGCAGGCCATAATGTGGTTTTCTTTAATTAAGAAGGCATCGTACAAACCGATACGGTGGTTTTTACCGCCACCGCAAGTCACGGCATATTTTTGGGCTGTGCGTAGGCCAGGAATAGTTTTGCGGGTATCGAGCAGGCGAGTGTGAGTACCCGCTAACTTATCAACATAGTGTTTTGTGAGTGTGGCAACCCCGGAGAGGGTTTGAATAAAGTTCATTGCGGTGCGCTCGCCCGTCAGAATGGCACGGGCAGGGCCGGAGAGTTCACACAACACTTGGTTTGGTACTAATAGGTCGCCATCGTCCACATGCCAACGGATGGCGACTTCGCCACCGAGTTGATTAAACACTTGCTCTGCCCAAGCTTTGCCACAAAAAACGCCTTCTTCGCGGGTGATCAGTGTCGCTTCGGCATATTTATCGGCGGGGATCAGTTGGGCGGTAATGTCACCGTGGGCTTGGGCTTTAGTGTGCTCGCTGATTTCGATACCGCCGAGATCTTCACTGAGGGCGGTTTTGACTGCGTGGCGAATATCGTTTTCTAACATGGTATAGATCCTTGCTTTACTGCCTGCGTGACTCTTTTATGACTTCCGAAGGTAAAGCTACTTCCTTAGATTTAGCGACTTCCGAAGATTTAGCATTAATCGCCAGTAGTTGACTCAATTTGGAATGACTACTCGCAGTAAGGTTTTGTTCGAGCCTTATGAGGCGCTAAGGTTACCACCTCAGGCATAGGATAAAAAGTCACGCGCCTTTAACCGTCTAAGATTATAGACCGCAATGGATTCATCAATACGGTTTTATCCACGTATGGGTATTATTTATTCCTTATCTATCCGCAGTGTATTCAGCTACCTAAGCTGGTAAACTGCTTAGGTTTTTGTTAGGAAGCCAGCTGTTTAATCGCAAGGTAAAAATCACATGGCTGCCCTGACATTTGCTGTTATTGATTAGCCCAAACTCCAACAATAATGGTTATAGAGGTGAATGGTGATATATGAGCTTTAATGCGGGTTGGTTTTCATCGGCTAGGCGCTGTGAGTCGCCACATTTTAATCAGCGTCCCTTTGGCGAAGTGAGCCTGTTAGTCATTCACAATATCAGCCTGCCAGCGGGTTGCTTTGGCTTGCCCTTTATTGACCAGCTATTTCAAGGTTGTTTGGATATCAATGCCGATCCGAGTTTTAAGGATTTAGCCGGACTTGAAGTCTCGGCGCATTTTTTAATTCGACGCGACGGCGAGTGCGTGCAATATGTGAGTTGCGACGACAGAGCCTGGCATGCGGGCGTGTCGCGTTATGGCGAGCGTGATAATTGCAATGACTTTGCGGTGGGAATTGAGCTCGAAGGCACCGACCTTGAGCCTTATACCGATGCGCAATATCAACAGCTGGTCTTACTAACCGAGGCACTGATTGCACAGTACCCATTGATGAGTGCAAAGCGGATAGTCGGCCATTGCGATATTGCGCCTATGCGTAAAACTGACCCAGGCCCGAGTTTTGATTGGAAGCGATATTTAACCGCTTTAGGCGAATAGCCAAGCGTGAATACGTTGTAAATTACACCCAAGTAAGCAGAGAGTGTTAAATAGGTAATTGATGCTATGCGATTTTACCAATGTTGCGTTAAGTTGTTATTCTTAGTTATGCGCTCAATTTTCGCCTGAATCAAAGGCTAATCAAGGAGGAATCGATGGCATTATTTTCATTGCTGGTTGCCATTTTGGTGGAGCGACTTAAATTTCTCCCATCATCATGGCAGTGCGACCGAGTACTGCAATCCTATCAAAGCACGTTTTTTGGCGACAAAGCCTCACTCACACCATCGACTATGGCGTTAGCCTTAATTCTGCCAGCTGTAGTGGTTTATGTTCTCGGTTGGTTAGTCTCTGGCATGTTTTGGGGATTACTCAATCTTGCCCTTTGGGTTGTGGTGGCGGTGATTTGTTTTAATCATCAAAAACAACGGGAAATGTTCAAAAAGTACATGCTGGCAGCGTGCCGCAGTGATGTGCAGGCCTGCTATCACTTTGCTTCAGAGCTGGATTGCAGTGAATGTCTCGATGCGGTGTCTGAAAAGGAGCTGGGCGCAAAGGTGGGTCAAAGTGTCGCTTGGATTAATTACCGTTATTATGGCGCTGTGGCTTTGTGTTTCATCTTTTTAGGGCCAGTGGGCGCCGTGCTCTATTGTACATCGCGTTTTTACGCCGAAGAAAATATCTGTAAATCACTTAACTTGCCACTGATAGATGATTTGATGTTTGTCCTCGATTGGATCCCTAGCCGCATTTTTGCCTTTGGTTATGCCCTAAGCGGTCAATTTAGCGAGGGACTATCGGCATGGAGTGAACATGCACTCAATATCAATACCAGTGCCAGAAAGCTAGTCACGCAAACCGCGTTAGCCTCGCAGCCTCTGCCTGAAGTCTCAAATGCGCCCATTTGCGTGCAATCGACTTTAGCCCTGCTGGTCTTGAGTAAACGCAATTTCACCTTGATGGTGACTTTACTGTCCTTGCTGACCATCTTTGGGATTGTGAGCTAATGCCCGTCATTCGCTAGACTCACCAGCTTCAAGAGCCAACCTAAGTCACAGTTTCACTCACGTTGCAAAGGAGTTGCGAAATATTACGTAACTCCTTTGCAAACCATCAACAACATCGGCCTCGATCACAAAAAGCGGCTTTTAAGCTGTGATCTATAGCTATGCTAAGTCACAATCCATTGAGGTAATCAGCGTCATCGCTGCCATGATAAATGCAGTCGCACGCTGGCGATTTTCAATAATGCTGGCTCAGATGAGCTGGCTTTCTCTAAGCCGATAAAATTGGTCTATCCTTTGACAGCACGAGTTTTACTGCTGGTAAGTGAGGGGATTTATAGGGTGAATTTTGCAGCTTTGGTTTTCTAATTAGCCTTCACAATTTATCCCTGCGAATTTAACTGATTGTATTTTATTGAGTGCTATCGCAGCTTTTCTTTATCGTCAGTGTGTTTTAAACGGGCTGGGCGATAGGGTCGATTTTCAATCTGGACATCAATAGGCTGATTTGATAAAGTGCGCCCACTCAAAAAAATTGGTAAGACCAATTGACAACTGAGCTTTTACTTTAATTTTCTAGCTCAATCGCTAGAACAAATAAGCTTGAGATGGAGCTACGCGCCTAATGGCCTACAGTAAAATTAGTCAGCCTAAAATTTCTGATGTGATCATGGCTCATTTAGAGCAAATGATCCTTGAAGGCAGTTTGCAGCCTGGGCAGAAGTTACCGCCGGAGCGCGAACTGGCGATTCAGTTTGAAGTTTCTCGTCCGTCATTGCGTGAAGCGATTCAAAAGCTTGAGGCCAAAGGTCTATTGATGCGCCGCCAAGGCGGTGGCACCTATGTAAAAGAACAGCTATGGCAGAGTCTTGCCGATCCTATCGTTGAATTAATGAATGCCGATCCAGAGAGTCAATACGACTTGCTGGAGTTTCGTCATGCCACCGAGGGCATGATGGCCTATTTCGCCGCCCTGCGTGGAACCGATGCCGATATGCAAAATATCAAGCGCATGATCCTCGAGGTGGAAGAGGCAAATAGCATTGAGCAACAGGCGGGCGCCATTGTGCGTTTTTACCGCGCCGTTGCCGAAGCATCGCACAACGTGGCCATGCTTCACCTTGTACTGAGTTTAACCCCTGTGCTGCATAAGAATGTGGCGCAGAACTTGGAGCTTTTAAGCCGCCGCGAAGAAGCTTCAACCATGGCAAACGATCACAGACGGGCGCTGCTCGCTGCTATCGTTCGTCGTGATCCCGAAGCCGCCAGAGAAGCATCGAACGAGCATTTGAGTTATATCGAAGAGGTCATGTTATCTGTGCGGGAAGAAGATAGCCGGTTGCAGCGTAGTTTGCGCCGTTTAAAGAGTGGCGCTTAAGTTTTAAGTTAGCCACGAGCTAGCGCAAAACCTGCCAAAACTAATTTCCATCATGTATATAGAGAAGGACAGTGTCATGTCTGAAGATATGCTACAAGACTTAGATCCGTTAGAGACTCAGGAATGGGTTGACGCCCTGCAAGCCGTATTAGAACAGGAAGGCCCTGAACGTGCCCATTTCCTACTAGAGAAACTGATCGATAAAGCTCGCCGCAATGGTACGCACTTACCTTACACTGCGACCACGGCCTATCTAAACACGATTCCTGCCGGTCAAGAGCCCCACATGCCAGGCAACCAAGAGATGGAACGTCGCATTCGCGCCATCATCCGTTGGAACGCCTTAGCTATGGTTCTGCGTGGTTCTAAGAAAGATTTAGAATTAGGTGGTCACATTTCGAGCTTCGCCTCCAGCGCGACCATTTATGATGTGTGTTTCAACCACTTCTTCCGCGCGCCTAACGAAAAAGACGGCGGCGACTTAGTGTATTTCCAAGGCCATATCGCCCCAGGTATCTACGCGCGTTCTTTCCTTGAAGGTCGTTTAACCGAAGACCAACTGGCGAACTTCCGTCAAGAAGTCGATGGCAAAGGTCTGTCTTCTTATCCGCACCCTAAGTTAATGCCTGACTACTGGCAATTCCCAACGGTATCTATGGGCTTAGGTCCAATCCAAGCGATTTACCAAGCGCGCTTCTTAAAATACCTGACCGACCGTGGTCTGAAGGATTGTTCTGAGCAAACCGTTTACTGCTTCTTAGGCGACGGTGAGTGTGACGAGCCAGAAGCTTTAGGTGCAATCGGTTTAGCCGCTCGCGAAGAGTTAGATAACTTAGTCTTCATCATCAACTGTAACCTGCAACGTCTGGACGGCCCAGTACGTGGTAACGGTAAGATAATTCAAGAACTTGAAGGCGAATTCCGCGGCGCTGGCTGGGAAGTCGTGAAAGTGATTTGGGGTCGTTACTGGGATCCATTATTGGCCCGTGACACTAGCGGTAAGTTACTGCAGTTAATGGAAGAAACCGTCGACGGTGAATACCAAAACTGTAAAGCCAAGGGCGGCGCTTACACTCGCGAACACTTCTTCGGTAAGTACCCAGAAACCGCTGAAATGGTAGCCAACATGTCTGATGATGACATTTGGCGCTTAAACCGTGGTGGTCATGACCCAGTTAAAGTGTACGCAGCATTAGATCACGCCAAGAAGACCAAAGGTCGTCCAACGGTGATCCTCGCGAAAACCGTTAAAGGTTACGGTTTAGGTGATGCGGGTGAAGGTAAAAACATCGCCCACAACGTGAAGAAAATGGGTATCGAGTCTATCCGTTACTTCCGCGATCGTTTCAATATCCCAATTCCAGACGATCAATTAGAAGATCTGCCGTTCTACCACCCAGGTCCAGATTCGGAAGAAGTGAAGTACATGATGAGCCGTCGTGCAGAATTGCATGGCAGCATGCCACGTCGTCTGGAGAAATTCAGCGAAGAGCTGGAAGTACCGTCACTGAAGATTTTCGACTCGATTCTGCAGGGTTCTAATGGCCGTGAAATTTCGTCAACCATGGCGTTTGTTCGCGTACTGACCGCGCTGTTAAAAGACAAGAAAATTGGCAAAAACATTGTGCCAATTATCCCTGACGAAGCCCGTACCTTTGGTATGGAAGGTCTGTTCCGTCAAGTGGGTATTTACGCCCACGAAGGCCAAAAATACGTCCCACAAGACTCTGATCAAGTGGCTTACTACCGTGAGGATAAGTCTGGCCAAGTACTGCAGGAAGGTATTAACGAACTGGGTGCAATGTCATCTTGGGTTTCGGCTGCGACCAGCTACTCAGTGAACGATGTACCTATGATCCCATTCTACATCTACTACTCAATGTTCGGTTTCCAACGTATTGGCGACATGGCTTGGGCAGCGGGTGATATGCGTGCTCGTGGCTTCTTAGTGGGTGGTACTTCTGGCCGTACAACCCTAAACGGTGAAGGTTTACAGCATCAGGACGGTCACAGCCACGTACTGGCTAACACTATTCCTAACTGTATTACTTACGATCCAACCTACGGTTATGAAATTGCCGTTGTGGTTCAAGATGGTATTCGTCGTATGTACGGCGAGCAGCAAGAAGATATCTTCTATTACCTAACCACAATGAACGAAAACTACGAGCAACCTGCCATGCCAGAAGGCGCAGAAGAAGGCATCGTTAAAGGTATCTACAAGTTAGAAACCGTTGCTGGCTCGGGTAAAGGCAAAGTTCAGTTAATGAGCTGTGGCACTATTCTTGAGCAAACCCGTAAAGCGGCTCAAGCACTGGCGAAAGACTTCGGCATTACTGCCGACGTATTTAGCGTAACCAGCTTCAACGAACTGACTCGCGATGGTCAAGCAGTTGAGCGTTGGAACATGCTGCACCCAACTGAAACGCCAAAACAAGCGTATATCAGCCAAGTGATTTCTAGCGATGCACCAGCAATCGCGGCCACTGACTATATGAAGATTTACGGCGAGCAATTACGTGCTTACATGCCAACCGATTACAAAGTGTTAGGTACTGACGGTTTCGGTCGCTCAGACAGCCGCGCGAACCTGCGTCACCACTTCGAAGTGGACGCTAAGTTCATCGTTATCGCAGCACTGAAATCACTGGTTGACCGTAAAGAGCTGCCTGTTGATGTGTTAGCCAATGCCATCAAGGAATACGGCATCGACGCTGACAAGATCAATCCACAGTACGCGTAAGAGGCAAGAATAATGGCTGAATTAAAAGAAGTTTTTGTTCCTGATATCGGCGGCGACGAAGTACAGGTTATCGAAATCTGTGTTTCTGTGGGTGACACTCTGGCTGCGGAAGAATCGATTCTGACCGTTGAAAGCGATAAGGCGACCATGGATATTCCTGCGCCTTTCGCGGGCGTGTTAACCGAGCTGAAAGTCGCTGTCGGTGACAAAATCAGCGAAGGCACCTTAATTGCGATGATGCAAGCAGCGGGAGCTGCCGCTGCCGCTCCTGCTCCTGTTGCAGCACCCGCTCTGGCGGCACCTGCATCTGCACCTGCTCCAGTACAAGCAGCCCCTGTAGCTGCAGCGCCAGCGACGGGCGCAACCCAAGTGGTTGAAGCTAAAGTTGTCGAAATTAGTGTGCCGGATATCGGTGGTGACACCGATGTGTCTGTTATCGAAGTCTTAGTTGCCGTCGGCGATAAGATTGACGTCGATGCAGGTCTTATCACTCTTGAAACCGACAAAGCGACCATGGACGTACCATCACCATTCGCCGGTGTGGTAAAGGAAGTGAAAGTGGCAGTGGGTGACAAGGTTTCCCAGGGCTCACTGGTCATTATGCTCGAAGTGGGCGGTACGGCACCTGCTGCCGTTGCTCCGCAAGCGAGCACGCAAGCAGCCTCTGCGCCTGTGGCTCCAGTAGCAGCCGCAGCGCCAGTGGTTGCCGTGAAAGAAATCCAAGTGCCAGATATTGGTGATGCGAGCAATGTCGATGTGATCGAAGTGCTGGTGTCTGTCGGTGATGACATTACGGTTGATCAGGGCTTAATCACCCTTGAAACCGATAAAGCGACCATGGAAGTCCCTGCGCCATTCGCCGGTAAACTATTGTCGTTAACCGTTAAGGTTGGCGATAAGGTTTCTCAGGGCAGCGTGATTGCGACGATTGAAACTAATTCTGTTGCAACAGTAAGTGCTGGTGCTCCTGTTGCACAAGCATCAGCTCCTGCGCCTGTTGCTCAAGCTGCAGCACCTGCACCTGTGGCTCCAGCGCCTGTGAGTCGTCCTCCTGTGCCGCACCACCCAAGTGCTGGCGCGCCAGTTGCTACTGGTGTGGTTCACGCCTCTCCTGCGGTGCGTCGTCTAGCTCGTGAGTTTGGTGTCGATTTGACTCAAGTCACTGGTACTGGCCGTAAGGGTCGTATCATGAAGGAAGACGTACAGGCATATGTGAAGTACGAACTGTCTCGTCCTAAGGCGACAGCAGCAACCTCAGTTGCAGCGGGTAACGGTGGCGGCCTGCAGGTGATTGCAGCGCCTAAAGTTGATTTCAGCAAGTTCGGTGAAGTGGAAGAAATCCCATTAAGCCGTATCCAGAAGATTTCAGGTCCTAACCTGCACCGCAATTGGGTCACTATTCCACACGTGACTCAGTTTGATGAAGCCGATATCACTGAGCTGGAAGAGTTCCGTAAGCAGCAAAACGATGCGGCGGCGAAGAAGAAAGCCGATTATAAAATCACGCCTCTGGTCTTTATGATGAAAGCCGTGGCGAAGACGCTGCAGCAGTTCCCAGTGTTTAACTCAAGCTTAAGCTCTGACGGTGAATCACTGATCCAGAAGAAGTACTACCATATAGGTGTGGCGGTAGATACGCCAAACGGTCTTGTCGTGCCCGTGGTTCGTGACGTGGATAAGAAGGGCATTATCGAGTTATCACGCGAGCTGACAGATATTTCTATCCGCGCCCGTGACGGTAAGCTTAAATCTGCCGATATGCAGGGCAGCTGTTTCACCATCTCGAGCCTAGGTGGCATTGGTGGCACTGCGTTTACCCCAATCGTAAACTACCCAGACGTGGCGATTTTAGGTGTGTCTAAATCTGAAATTAAGCCTAAATGGAACGGTAAGGAATTCGAGCCTAAATTGATGCTTCCGCTGTCACTGTCTTACGATCACCGCGTGATCGACGGTGCCATGGCTGCACGCTTTAGTGTGACACTGTCAGGAATTCTGTCCGATATTCGCACTCTGATTCTGTAAACAAATAAGGCTGCTCGCTGCGAGTAGCCTTTTGTTTATTGTGATCAGTATCAAACACGGGTTAAAATGCGCCCACCTTACGCGCTGGCGCATTTCTGTTGGCAGGATTGCTCTTAGCCAATGGATTGAATGAGAATTAGAGGAAAACATGAGTAACGAAATCAAAACTCAGGTAGTGGTATTAGGTGCAGGCCCTGCGGGTTATTCTGCAGCTTTCCGTGCGGCAGACTTAGGTCTGGAAACTGTGATTGTTGAACGTTTTAGCACCCTCGGTGGTGTGTGTCTGAACGTGGGTTGTATCCCATCGAAAGCACTGCTACATGTTGCTAAAGTGATTGAAGAAGCCAAAGCTGTTGCTGCACACGGTGTAGTATTCGGCGAGCCAACAATCGATTTAGATAAGTTACGTAGCTTCAAGCAAAAAGTAATCAGCCAGTTAACTGGTGGCTTGGGCGGCATGTCAAAAATGCGCAAAGTTAACGTAGTTAACGGTTTCGGTAAGTTCACTGGCCCTAACAGCCTAGAAGTGACTGCTGAAGACGGCAGCGTAACCGTTGTTAAGTTTGACCAAGCGATCATCGCAGCCGGTTCTCGCCCAATCAAACTGCCATTCATTCCACATGAAGACCCACGTATTTGGGATTCAACCGACGCATTAGAACTGAAAGAAGTTCCAGGCAAACTGCTGGTGATGGGCGGCGGTATCATCGGTTTAGAAATGGGTACAGTTTACTCTTCTCTGGGCAGCCAAATCGACGTGGTTGAAATGTTTGACCAAGTGATCCCTGCTGCTGACAAAGACGTCGTTCGCGTATTCACTAAGCAAATTAAGAAGAAGTTTAATCTTATCCTCGAAACTAAAGTTACCGCAGTTGAAGCCCGTGAAGACGGTATCTACGTTTCTATGGAAGGTAAGAGCGCGCCAACTGAGCCAGTACGTTACGATGCCGTATTAGTGGCAATCGGTCGTACGCCAAACGGCAAGCTGATCGACGCTGACAAAGCAGGCGTTAACATCGATGAGCGTGGTTTCATCAACGTAGACAAGCAATTACGTACTAACGTACCGCACATCTACGCAATCGGTGACATCGTTGGTCAACCAATGTTGGCTCACAAAGGCGTGCACGAAGGCCACGTAGCGGCTGAAGTTATCGCTGGCATGAAGCACTACTTCGATCCAAAAGTGATCCCATCAATCGCTTACACAGATCCTGAAGTGGCCTGGGTAGGTCTGACTGAGAAAGAAGCGAAAGAGCAAGGTATTGCTTACGAAACAGCGACTTTCCCATGGGCAGCATCTGGCCGTGCAATCGCTTCTGATTGCAGCGAAGGTATGACTAAGCTGATTTTCGACAAAGACACTCACCGCGTAATTGGTGGTGCAATCGTTGGTGTTAACGGTGGCGAACTGTTAGGCGAAATCGGCCTAGCAATTGAAATGGGTTGTGATGCTGAAGATTTAGCATTAACTATCC
This genomic window contains:
- the lpdA gene encoding dihydrolipoyl dehydrogenase; protein product: MSNEIKTQVVVLGAGPAGYSAAFRAADLGLETVIVERFSTLGGVCLNVGCIPSKALLHVAKVIEEAKAVAAHGVVFGEPTIDLDKLRSFKQKVISQLTGGLGGMSKMRKVNVVNGFGKFTGPNSLEVTAEDGSVTVVKFDQAIIAAGSRPIKLPFIPHEDPRIWDSTDALELKEVPGKLLVMGGGIIGLEMGTVYSSLGSQIDVVEMFDQVIPAADKDVVRVFTKQIKKKFNLILETKVTAVEAREDGIYVSMEGKSAPTEPVRYDAVLVAIGRTPNGKLIDADKAGVNIDERGFINVDKQLRTNVPHIYAIGDIVGQPMLAHKGVHEGHVAAEVIAGMKHYFDPKVIPSIAYTDPEVAWVGLTEKEAKEQGIAYETATFPWAASGRAIASDCSEGMTKLIFDKDTHRVIGGAIVGVNGGELLGEIGLAIEMGCDAEDLALTIHAHPTLHESVGLAAELYEGSITDLPNPKAKKK